Part of the Fusobacterium sp. SYSU M8D902 genome, TTAATGATGGAATAAATGCGTTGTATACAGATCCTACTCCTCCAAATGTTGATGGTGCATTCTCTATTATTCTTATAGCTTTACATTTAAATCCAAATCTTTTAGAGATCTCTGAATCTTGTGTGTGAATAGCTGCTGAGTGTCCTAAACCATTAAACTCTACCATTGCTGCTGCTTTATCAATTCCATCTTCAGTACTACTTGCTTTTAATACTGCTAATACTGGAGATAGTTTCTCTCTAGTTAAAGGCTCATTAACTCCTACCTCTTTACACTCTGCACAAATTATTTGAGTATCTTTTGGCACTTTAAATCCTGCTTGTTCTGCTATCCATGTAGCTGGTTTTCCTACTACCTCTGAGTTTAATTTTGCTCCACTTGCCTCTTCTGAATAAGCAGCTGCTCCAAACATAAACTTCTCTAATTTTATCTTTTCTTCAGCATTTACAAAGTATACTTTAAAACGCTTCATCTCATCTATAAACTCTTTATATATTTCATGATCAACAATAGCTGCTTGTTCTGAAGCACAAATCATACCATTGTCAAAAGATTTTGAAAGTATAATATCATTTACAGCTCTCTTTAAAACACATGATTTTTCAACATATGCTGGTACGTTTCCTGCTCCAACTCCCAATGCTGGTTTTCCACAAGAGTAAGCTGCTTTTACCATTGCATTTCCACCTGTTGCTAGTATTGTTGCAACTCCATCATGTTTCATCAAAGCTTCTGTTGCATACATAGATTTCATCTCTAGCCATTGTATACAGTTTTCTGGTGCTCCAGCTTTTACAGCTGCATCTCTTATTATTTTTGCTGCCATTGCTGAACACTCGTGTGCTGATGGGTGAAATGAAAATATTATTGGATTTCTTGTTTTTAATGATATTAATGATTTAAAAATTACAGTTGATGTTGGGTTTGTTGTTGGAACTATTCCACAAACTACTCCTACAGGCTCAGCTATCTCTGTTATTCCTGTAAGTTTATCTTCATTTATTACTCCAACTGTCTTTAAATGACGTAAGTTACTTGTTACATATTCACAAGCAAAAAGGTTTTTTACAGCCTTATCCTCAAAAACTCCTCTTCCTGTTTCTTTTACAGCTGCTTCTGCTAATATTCCATGTGCATCTAACCCAGCTACTGAACATTTTGCTACTATGTGATCTACTTGCTCTTGAGTAAATCCTTCAAACTCACTTAAAGCTTTTAATGCTTTTGTTACAAGCTCATCTACATGAATGTCTACTTGCTCATTTGTTAACTCAACTTGTGTATCAATAACTTTTTTCTCTGCCATTTATTTCCTCCATACCTATATCTTCTTGTTGTCTTCTACTTTACAATATTTAAATATAAATTACAAGAAACTTTTTTCAAAAAAATGAAATTGCACTTTTTTTATTCAAAATCAAGTTTATTTTTTAATCGTATTATTGAGTTTTTTGTTTTTTTATACCTTTAAAACCATTATTTTGATGTAGTTTTATATTTATAAAAAAAATTAAAATTTTGTCGAACAAATTTTAATCTGATAGTTTTCAAGAGAATTTTATCCCCCATTTTTTAAAAAAATTCTAGTAACTATTTGCTTATTAAGTTATAATAAATACAATATAAAAAATATCTTAAGGAGGAAGACAGTGTCAAAATTTGATAAAGTATATAGAGATATAGTTGAAACTATAGATAGAGATGGAATTTGGAGTTCTGGTAATGTGAGAACAAAATATGCTGATGGAACTCCAGCTCACTATAAAAGTTATATTGGTTATCAATTTAGATTGGATAATTCCACTGATGAAGCCCATCTTATTACAACTAGATTCGCACCTAACAAGGCTCCAATCAGAGAGTTATATTGGATTTGGATTATGCAATCAAATAGTGTTGAAGAGTTAAACAAGCTAAAATGTAAATTTTGGGATGAATGGAAAATGGAAGATGGTACAATTGGAAAAGCCTATGGTTATCAGGTTGCCAAGAAAACTTTTGGCTATAAAAGTCAGTTGGATTATATCATCAATGAGATCAAAAAAAATCCTAACAGTAGAAGAATTATGACAGAGATTTGGATCCCAGAGGAACTGGATCAAATGGCATTAACTCCTTGTGTACACCTTACTCAATGGAGTGTTATCGGAAATAAACTCTACTTAGAAGTTAGACAGAGAAGTTGTGATGTTGCTCTTGGATTAGTTGCCAATGTATTCCAATACTCTGTTTTACATAAATTAGTAGCAATGGAATGCGGACTCGAACCTGCAGATATCATCTGGAATATTCATAATGTACATATTTATGATAGACATATGCCAATGCTTTTAGATCAGATTAAGAAAGAGGAGTTTCAAGGGGCAACTCTAAAGATTGAAAACTTTACATCTATCTATGATTTTAAACCTGATGATGTTGTTATTGAAAACTATAACCATGGTGATAAAATTTCTTATGAGGTGGCTATCTAATGAAAAAAACTGAAGTTAATATGATTGTTTGTGTTGCTGAAAATAATCTAATTGGTGATAAGACTCCTGAAGGAAATGGATTACTTTGGCACTCTAAAGAGGAGCTAACTTACTACAAAGAAAAAACTATTGGAAATGTAGTAGTTTTTGGAAAAAATACAGCTAAATGTGTTCCACTTGAACTTATGAAAAAAAATAGAGAGGTTATCGTTATCTCTTCAAAGGATAATTTTGATGAAATAGTTAAAAAATACGAAGGCACAGGTAAGAGTATTTTTATCTGTGGTGGAGCTATGGTATATGAATCATATATAAAGAACTACCCATTAGATAATATCTATATTTCAAAATTAAAACCTCATATTGAGGTTAAAAAAGCTAAAACTCCACTATTTTTTCCAGATGTTGAAAAGTATGGATATAAACTTGTAAACTCTGTTGAATATAGTGATTTTACAGCTTGTACATATAAAAAATAATATTATTATTAACAATATAAAAAGGTGCGAGACAATAATTGTTTCACACCTTTTTTATTTCTATTATTTTTAAAATGATGGTGGAGTAGATACCCACAGAATTTGTGCTACTCCCTTTGCACAATTTGAAATATAATGGTTCTTTCCAGAGTTATAGTAAAAAGATTCACCTTTTTTAGCTTTAAATATTTTATCTCCAAGATGAATATTTACTTCACCTTCTAATACATAGCCAAACTCCTGTCCATCATGAGCAATCTCCTCTTTATATCTTCCACCCTCTTCCAGTGTCAATAAAATTGGTTCCATCTGATTTTTTTGAGCATTCGGAATTATCCATTCCACCTTATACTTTAATTTGGGATCACTCACTTCAAAAGCATCATCTAAATTAAAGACAATTTTTTCATCTGTATCATCACTAAAAAACTCTCTCAAATTAGTTCCCAATCCCTCTAAAATATCTGCAAGATTAGTTATAGATGGTGACGTCAAATCTCTTTCCACCTGTGATATAAAACCTTTTGATAGCTCACAACGACTTGCTAGTTCATCTTGAGTTAAATATTTTTCCTGTCTTAATCTTTTTATTTTTTTTCCTATCTCCATTTTTTATCTCCCTCAATCCTCAGTATATATAGTATATTCTATTTATCGCTAAAAATCAATTGGAACCATAAAAATGGAAAATTCTACTATAATCTAAACAATAGATCATAATATGTAGGAATAGGCCATACAGTTTTGTCTACCAATAGCTCTAATGCATCTACAACTACTCTCATCTCATTCAGTACAGGAACAAGTGTTGAATGATAATAACAAGCTCTCTCATACTCATCAGCTATGCTCATAGCTTTTTTCAATCCTTCATTTAGCTCTGTTATTGTATTTTTTAACTGATTCTTAAATCCAATTACTTTTATCAAGTGTTCCTTATCAAACTGAATAAAATCCTCCTCTTGAAGAGCCTCTCTAACACTATTAATCATCTGAGAAATATTAGTTATATACTTTATGATACAAGGGTATATCTCATTTCTTGCCATTCTTATAGCTGTTGAAATCTCTATATTTGTCTGTTTATTATATCTGTCACTGTATACTTTAAATCTTGAATACAATTCATTTCTTGAAAGTACTCCATTTCTTTCAAAAAGTTCCACAGTCTCTTCTCTAATGTATACTGGAATACCCTCTACTGTATTCTTTAAATTTGATAGTCCCAATTCTTGAGCCTTCACTATCCAAGAGTTTTCATACCCATTTCCATTGAATATTATTCTCTTATGAAGATTATATCTCTCTTTTATCAATTTTATTACATATTTATTTATATTCTTAGTTGGATCTGTCTTTTCTAAAACATCTGCATACTCTTTTAAAATATCTGCTACAATTGTATTTATCATAAATACAGGTGTTGAAGCAGAGGCACTAGATCCAGGCATTCTAAATTCAAATTTATTTCCTGTAAAAGCAAAAGGAGATGTTCTATTTCTATCTGATAAGTCTTTAGCTATTTTAGGTATTCTAACTCCCATATCAATTGTCTCTGTAGTATCTGCAGATTCCATAAAATCAGCTTTTCCTATATTTTCAAACAACTCTTGTAACTGTTCTCCTAAGAATATAGAGATTACAGCTGGAGGAGCTTCGTGTCCACCTAATCTATGATCATTTCCCGGTGTTGCTGTACATGCTCTTAAAACATCTGCATATCTATCAATACCCTCTACTACAGCCATAGTATATAAAAGGAATTGTAGATTGTCAGGAGTCAAATTATCTGGATCAAATAAGTTTATTCCTGTATCTGTTGCTAGAGACCAGTTACAGTGTTTTCCAGATCCATTTACACCTTGGAATGGTTTTTCATGTAACAATGCTGCTAATCCATGTCTATTTGCCACTTTTTTTATTGTATCCATAGCTAAATGGTTCTGATCTACAGAAACATTTGCTGTTGTAAACATAAGTGCTATCTCAAACTGGTTTGGTGCTACTTCATTGTGTTTTGTCTTTGCCATTACTCCCAATTTCCAAAGTTCAGAGTCAAGCTCTGACATAAATACTTCAACTCTCTCTTTTATTGTTCCATAGTAATGGTCATTCATCTCCTGCCCTTTTGGTGGAAGATTTCCAAATAGTGTTCTTCCTGCTAAGGCTAAATCCTGTCTTCTATCCCAAAACTCTTTCTCTACTAAAAAATACTCTTGTTCTACCCCTAAAGTTACATTTATATGTTTTGTATCATAATCTCCTAATAACTTTTGAATTCTTAAAGCTTGTGATTCAACTGATTTTATCGATCTTAAAAGAGGAACTTTTTTATCAAGGGCTTCTCCATTATATCCTACAAATGCAGTTGGAATATATAGAGATTTTGTTACCCCTTCCCCTTTTATAAACATAGGAGAACTTGTATCCCAAGCTGTATATCCACGTGCTTCAAATGTTGATCTTAATCCACCATTTGGAAACGAAGATGTATCAGCTTCACCTTTTATTAGATCTTTTCCAGAAAATTGAGACATAATTGTCCCTTCAGAAGTGACAGAAATGAAAGATTCGTGCTTTTCAGCAGTTAATTCAGTAAGTGGTTGGAACCAGTGAGTAAAATGTGTTGCTCCTTTTTCAGTTGCCCAGCTTTTCACAGCATTAGCTATGACATCTGCAACCTCCAAAGACATCTCAGCATCTCCTAATTGGACAGCTTTAAACTTCTTGAATATAGAGCTCGGCACCCTGCTCTTTAACTCAAGTTCTGAGAAATAATTAACACCAAATATTTCTAGCATTGTGTTCATTAAAAAAATCCTCCTTATTTTTATAAAATTAAATAACAATTCTTTTGCTTTTTAACTTTTTGAATAACTTTTATAACTACACTGTTTAATTTTATTAATAGAAATTTTAGCATATGTTCATAATATAATCAACATCTTTTTTCTCATAAATTTATATTTTTTATTTATCAAAAAAATTGAAAAAAAATTCAAAATAAGTTATAATTTTAATTAGTTATATAGGATTAAAAGGGGTGCTTTTTTAATGGAATTTTTATCGGGCAAATGTGCTTACGAAGGTATAGTTATTGGGGAGATTTACGTAGAGAAAGATACTTATTTAGAACCTGAAAAAGAAATTGTTTCTTTTGATGAAATTTCAACTGAATTGCAAAGATTTCAAGAATCCTTAAAAAAAGCTGAGCTATCTCTAGTAGTTCTAAAAAATGATTTAGATGGAAAAATCGATAAAAAAGAACTTTCAATGATAGATGCTCATATTCTACTGTTAAGAGATCCTTTATACATTTCTGATATAAAAAAATGTATTCAAAACAAGCAAAAAAAATCAGAATATGCTATAATTGAAACTACAGAAAAATTTATTAAACTTTTTGAGAATATAGACAGTCCTATATATAGACAGAGAGGATTGGATATTAAAGATGTTTGTAACAGACTCCTAGATACTCTTAAAAGTGAAAACGAAGGATATAAAAACTTTCATAATAAAATTTTAATAACTAAGGAGATCTACCCTACAAAGTTACTAAAATTACATAGAGATGGCATACATATCAAGGGGATTATAATGGAGTATGGTGGTGAAACTTCACACGTTGCTATTTTAGCAAAAGCTCTTAAAATTCCTACTCTTATGGGTGTTGCTGATATCTTTAGCCACAATTGGAGTGAAACAGTTATCTTAGATACTACTGAAGAAGCTGGATATGTTATTACCAACCCTAATAATGAAGATATTCTTAATTACGAGTTTAAACAAAGAGAATTCAAAGAGAGATTGAAGACAATTAAAGATAATAGTTATCTTCCTTCTGTTACAAAAGATGGTGTTCCTATAAATTTATATCTAAATCTAGGGGATAGTAACCACCATAAATTAAAAGAAGTTGATAGAAGTAAGGTGTCTGGTGTTGGACTTTTAAGAACTGAATTACTCTATATGAACAGATCTAAATTTCCTTCTGAAGATACACAATTTAAGATTTATAAAGATGTTTTAAAAGACTTTTCAAAAGAACAACCTATTATTATCAGAACTCTTGATATTGGTGCTGATAAACAACTTTCCTATTTTCAAATGCAAAATGAAACCAATCCATTTTTAGGTTTACGTGGAATTAGATTTTCATTGGAGAACAAGGAGATCTTTAAAACTCAACTTAGAGCTATTCTAAGACTATCTGCTGAAAAAAATATAAAAATAATGTACCCTATGATCACTTCTATTTTGGAAGTTAGGGAGGCTAATAGTATTTTAAATGTAGCTAAGTCTGAATTGAAAAATGAAAATATCCCATTTAATGAGAATATTGAAGTTGGTATTATGGTTGAAGTTCCATCTGTTGTCATGATGGCTGAGGCTTTTGCTAAAGAAGTAGATTTTTTTAGTGTTGGAACAAATGATCTGACACAATATATATTAGCTACTGACAGGCTATCTGAAACAGTTAACAACCTTTATAGTGGTTATAATCCTGCAGTTTTACGTGCTATTTACCATTTGAAAAAAGCAGCAGATAAATACAACAAAAAAATCTCTGTCTGTGGTGAACTAGCTAGTGAATCTAAGGCTATTGTAGCTCTTTTGAGTATGGGAATTAAAGATTTAAGTATGGTTGAAACATCTATTCTACACGCTAAATTTTTAATAAGAAATCTTAATTATAAAGAGATTCAAGATATTCGAGATTCTATTTTAGAGTGTGATTCAGCTGAAGAAGTTGAAAATATTCTAAAAAAACATATTAATTTTTAAGTACAGGAGATTTTTTTATTATGAAAAGTAAAATAGTTGAAATAAAAAACAAAGCTGGATTACATGCAAGACCCTCTTCTCTTTTTGTACAATTGGTTACAGAGTACGATTCAGATATTACAGTAAAATGTGATGATGAAGAGATTAACGGAAAGAGTATAATGGGGCTTATGCTACTAGCTGCTGAACAGGGTAGAAAACTTGAGCTTATTGCTGATGGCCCTGACGAAGATGAGATGCTAGAAGCACTAGTTGATCTTATTGAAGTAAAAAAATTTAACGAGGATTAAAATAATGGAGATAATTAGAGCTAAACACATGGGATTTTGCTTCGGTGTAAGTGGAGCTATCAATATCTGTAATAAGATTTCTGAAGATGAGAGTAATTTTGGAAAGAGAACATATATTTTAGGTATGTTAGTTCATAATGAGCATGTAGTTAAAAACTTGGAGGAGCAAGGTTTTAAAATAGTTGAAGAGAGTGCAATTTTAGAAGGAAGAGATGAACTGCAAGAGGGAGATATTGTAATTATTAGAGCTCATGGAACCTCTGAAAAAATCTTCCAGATTCTAAAAGATAAAAAGGTAGAGATACATGATGCAACTTGTGTTTTTGTAACACAAATTAGAAAAACACTTGTAGAAATGGAAAAAAAAGGGTATGATATATTATTTATAGGAGATAAAAATCATCCTGAAGTAAAGGGAATTGTCTCTTTTGGTAAAAGGGTAACTATTTGTAATGATTTAGAAGAATTACTAAGTATAACTCTTGATCCTAATAAAAAATATTGTCTTCTTACTCAAACAACATTAAATAAGAAAAAGCTTGAAAAAATTAAAAGTTACATAAAAGAAAATTATTCAAATGTAGAGATATTAGATAAAGTCTGTGGAGCTACACAGGTGAGACAAGAGGCAGTGGAAGAATTGGCTCAAATAGTTGACTTGCTAATTGTCATAGGTGGTAAAACTAGTTCTAATACTAAAAAATTGTATGATATCGCTACTAGCTACAATCCTAATACATATCTTATTCAAGATGAAACTGACTTGAAAAAAGAGTGGTTTCAAGGAAAGGAAAAGATCGGTATTACAGCTGGAGCCTCAACACCGGAAGAAATAGTAATTAAAATAGAAAACCAAATAAGGGGGATTCATTAATGTACAATAATAACGAAAATTATGATGAATTTGAAGCTCTGCTAAACGAATACTTACCAGCAGAGGAAAAAACAAGGGTAAGAGCTACTGGTATCATAGCACAAAGAGATAGAAACTTTGCTTATCTTGATGTTCAAGGACAACCTACTAGTGTTAGAGTAAAAAACGAAGAACTTTCAGCTTATAATATAGGTGACGAGGTCGAAATTCTTTTAGTTGGAGAAACAGAAGATGGTGAGTTCATCATTGGTTCTAGAAAAAGAATTGATATGGAAAATAGTCTAAAACAATTAGAAGATGCTTTTGAGAAAAAAGAGATAGTAACTGGTAAAATTGTTAGAAGAATTAAAGGTGGATATATGGTAGAAGCTTTATTCCATCAAGGATTCTTACCTAACTCTCTATCTGAAATAAATATGAAAGATGGAGATAGTTTTATAGGTAAAGAGGTACAACTTCTAATAAAAGATATACAATTAGATAAAGATAAAAAATCTAAGAAAATAACTTTCTCAAGAAAGGATATAACTCTTCAAAAAGAAGAGCAAGAGTTTTCTCAATTAAAAGTGGGAGATGTTGTTGAGGCAGTTGTAACTGATATTTTAGATTTTGGTTTATCTGTTAAGATAGGTCATTTGAGAGGTTTTGTTCATATTTCTGAAATCTCTTGGAAAAAACTAGAAAAACTTACTGATGAGTTCAAAAAAGGAGATATAATCAAAGGACAGATAATATCTCTTGAAGCTGAAAAGAAAAATATAAAACTTTCAATAAAAGCTTTAACTAGAAATCCTTGGGAAGTTACTGCTGAAACTGTTGGTATAGATTCAGTTGTAGAAGGTAAAGTTACTAAATTACTTCCTTATGGAGTTTTTGTTGAAATAGCTGATGGAGTAGAGGGACTTATCCACATGTCTGACTTTACTTGGAATAAAAAGAGAGTAAATCTTGGAGAGTTTGTACAAGTTGGAGATACTGTTAAAGTTAGAGTTCTTGAGTTTGTTCCTGAAGAGAGAAAATTAAAATTAGGAATCAAACAACTTCATGAAAATCCTTGGGATTCTGCTGAAGAGAGATTCGCTATAGGTAAAGAGTTATCTGCAAAAGTTTTAGATGTTAAACCTTTTGGATTATTTGCAGAAGTTGAGCCTGGTGTTGATGTGTTTATACACCAATCAGATTATAATTGGCAAGGAGAAGCTGCTAAAAAATTCTCAGTTGGAGATACTGTTACTTTTAAAGTAATTGAACTAAATTTAGATGATAACAAAATCAAAGGAAGTATTAAAGCTTTAACTAAGAGTCCTTGGGAATTAGCTCTTGAAAACTACAAAGTTGGACAAACTATTGAAAAAGAGATTAAAAATATAATGGACTTTGGATTATTTGTAAACTTAAGCAAGGGTGTTGATGGATTTATTCCAGCACAAATGGCTTCTAAAGATTTTATAAAAAATCTAAAAGATAGATTTAAAGTTGGAGATAAAATTAAAGCTCAAATAGTTGAAATAGATAAAGATAAACAAAGAATAAAACTTTCAGCTAAAAAAATAGAGTTAGAAGAAGAGAAGAGAGAAAATCAAGAACTTCTTTCTAAATATGGAACTTCATCTACTGAAGAATAATATTTTTAGTTAAAAATAGATAGTGTATCAGGATTTCTTATATGAACCCTGATACACTATTTTTTCATAAAACTCTTTTTCCAATACTTTTTTTTGTAACCTTTTAGACATAATTAAGTTGTATAATCAAAACATAATAAATCTTTCCCCAAGATATTTTAATATAGATTAGTAAAAATAACAGATCCAAAAGGTCTGTTATTTTTATTTTCTTCACTTTTTATCAAAAACTATTTATTTCATCATACTCCTCTGGCGTATCTATATCCATAAACTCTATCTTTCTAGAAAATTCAACATATACTACCATTGCAGATCTTTTTATAACCTCTCTTCCTCCTACATCTCCAGAAAGAGATAACAACTCGCTTTTTTTACTCTCTGGAAAAAATACTGGTGAAAAATTTTCTCCTTGAGCCTTTGGAATAGTTATATATCCATATCTTTGAAAATTATAATAAAGTTTAAGTATGCTCTCTTTTGATAGTAATGGCTGATCTCCAGTAAAAAAAACTACTCCCTCTCCTTGAGAGTTTTTTATTCCCAATTTTATACTTTCACTCTGTCCAAAACTAGCTTTTAAATTCTCTAAATACGTAAAATTATATAGTTCTGTTATCCTCTTTATCCACTCCTCTCTTCCACAGACATAGACATTATAAAATGGTAAGTTACTCAATTTATCCAATGTGTAACCTAAAATTGTAGTATCTCTATAAGGAAGTTTTAACTTATCTTGACCCATTCGTTTAGAAAAACCTGAAGCCATAACAATAGCATCTGTGGGTTTAAATTTAAATATATTTTTCTCCTTAACAGAACCTAGAATAAATTCATATGTAGCATTTAATTGATTACAAATTTTCAAAGCTAATGAAAATTTCTCAAGATATTTCTTCCCGTCAATTCCATTGAGAAATATATATTTTTTTCCTGATGAGTAATTTTTAAAAAACTCTCCCTTTTGTATATAGTCAATAATGAATTTTTCCGTTGCTCTCTCTCCTATAAAATTATAAAAATTATCTTTAAATATCTCAAATCTATGTATATTCTCCTCTTTTAACTCCAGCTCTCCTATATCTAAATTAACAACTCCTATTACTTTGGTTGTTATTGTAGGGATACAAGGTTCATAACTGTTCCAAGATTTCAATATCTTTCTCTTTGCTCCATCACCCTCAATTAGAACAAAGTCAAAATTATTTTTGATATTCATTATCTCCTCTTCAGATAACCCCTCTATCTTTCCATCTATAATTTTTTTACCATAAACATAGATATTTTTAAACTCTCCTTTTATTCTTTTTCCTTCAACGACTAACTCCTCAAAATTTTCTCTCTCTGGAACAAATATCTTGGTAGTTGTAGTCACTAGTACTCTCCCAATTTTAGCTAACTCTCTTGCTAAAAAAAACATCAAAGAACTCTTTCCTCCAGCTCCTGTAATTGTAATTATATCGTCTTTTTTTATATCTAATCCTTCTAACATCTCACATTTCCTTTGTTTTTCTTATATTGTAAAACATTAAAAAAAAATAGTCCATATTTTTTAAAAATATATTGACAATTCTGTAAAAAAGTTATATTATAACTCTAATAAGAAATAACCATCAAGAGAAACTGAGGGACTGGCCCAGAGATGTTTCAGCAACCTGCCCAATGGTGTGGTGCTAATTCCAGACAGATGGATAGAACTAGTCGTGTACAAAGTCTATTAAATCTCTAATTCCTTGATGGCATTAGAGATTTTTTTTATAGGAGGAAAAATGATAGAGATACAGAATATTAACAAAATATATCCCAATGGATATCATGCTGTAAAAAATGTTTCTTTAGAGATTAAAACAGGAGATATTTTTGGAATAATAGGTCTTAGTGGAGCTGGAAAATCATCTCTTATCAGACTTATAAATAGGTTAGAGGAGCCTACAAATGGAAAAATAATAATAGATGGTGTGGATATTACTGCTCTTTCTAAAGACAAATTGCTAGAGAGAAGAAAAAAAATAGGAATGATCTTCCAACACTTTAATCTCCTTGCCTCTAGAACAGTGGGAGAAAATATAGCTTTCTCTTTAGAGATAGCCAATTGGAAAAAATCTGACATAGATAAAAGAGTTACTGAGCTTTTAGAACTGGTAGAATTGAGTGACAAGAGAGATTACTACCCCTCTCAGCTCTCTGGTGGACAGAAACAGAGAGTTGCTATTGCTAGAGCACTAGCTAATAATCCTGATGTTCTATTATCTGACGAGGCTACTTCAGCCTTAGATCCAAAAACAACTAAATCAATACTTGAATTGATTAAAAATATTCAGAAAAAATTTAATTTAACTGTTATTATGATAACTCATCAAATGGAGGTAATTAGAGATATTTGTAATAAAGTGGCTGTAATGACTGCTGGAGAAATTGTTGAATCTGGAAGTGTCCACCACATCTTTGCTAACCCTCAAACTGAGATTACCAAAGAGTTGATCTCTTATCTTCCAGGTACAGAAGAGAAGGGAATTGACATTATGAAAACTCGTGGAAAATCTATTCTTAGACTTGAATTTTTAGGAACAATTGCTGATGAACCTATTATTTCTAAGGCAGTGAGAACATTTAATATTGATTTTAGTATCATAGGTGGTTCTATAGATCATCTTTCAACTATGAAGGTTGGTCACCTCTTTATAGAATTATCTGGAAATATGGAGCAACAAAAAGAAGCTATTCAATGGTTTAAAAATGAAGCTGGAGTATTAACTGAGGTGATATACAATGGTATTTAATATGATTTTAACTTCTACATTAGAAACTTTATATATGGTTATTCTCTCTACTTTTTTCTCTCTTTTAATTGGATTTCCAATTGGAATTCTCCTAACTATTACAAAAGAGGGAAATATACTAGAATATCCACGTTTTAATAAGATTTTAGATTTTACTATCAATACTTTTAGATCTTTTCCCTTTATTATTCTTATGATACTGCTATTTCCTTTATCTAGAGTAATTGTGGGAACTACAATAGGAAGTACTGCAGCAGTTGTTCCTCTCTCTATATCTGCAGCCCCTTTTGTTGCTAGAATGGTAGAAGGTGCATTAAATGAAGTAGATAAAGGACTTATTGAAGCTAGTTCAAGTATGGGAGCTAATAACTGGACTATAATATTCAAAGTCATGATTCCTGAAACTCTCCCTCATATTGTTCATGGTATTACTATAACAATA contains:
- the thyA gene encoding thymidylate synthase, whose amino-acid sequence is MSKFDKVYRDIVETIDRDGIWSSGNVRTKYADGTPAHYKSYIGYQFRLDNSTDEAHLITTRFAPNKAPIRELYWIWIMQSNSVEELNKLKCKFWDEWKMEDGTIGKAYGYQVAKKTFGYKSQLDYIINEIKKNPNSRRIMTEIWIPEELDQMALTPCVHLTQWSVIGNKLYLEVRQRSCDVALGLVANVFQYSVLHKLVAMECGLEPADIIWNIHNVHIYDRHMPMLLDQIKKEEFQGATLKIENFTSIYDFKPDDVVIENYNHGDKISYEVAI
- a CDS encoding dihydrofolate reductase family protein; its protein translation is MKKTEVNMIVCVAENNLIGDKTPEGNGLLWHSKEELTYYKEKTIGNVVVFGKNTAKCVPLELMKKNREVIVISSKDNFDEIVKKYEGTGKSIFICGGAMVYESYIKNYPLDNIYISKLKPHIEVKKAKTPLFFPDVEKYGYKLVNSVEYSDFTACTYKK
- a CDS encoding XRE family transcriptional regulator, which gives rise to MEIGKKIKRLRQEKYLTQDELASRCELSKGFISQVERDLTSPSITNLADILEGLGTNLREFFSDDTDEKIVFNLDDAFEVSDPKLKYKVEWIIPNAQKNQMEPILLTLEEGGRYKEEIAHDGQEFGYVLEGEVNIHLGDKIFKAKKGESFYYNSGKNHYISNCAKGVAQILWVSTPPSF
- a CDS encoding glutamine synthetase III is translated as MNTMLEIFGVNYFSELELKSRVPSSIFKKFKAVQLGDAEMSLEVADVIANAVKSWATEKGATHFTHWFQPLTELTAEKHESFISVTSEGTIMSQFSGKDLIKGEADTSSFPNGGLRSTFEARGYTAWDTSSPMFIKGEGVTKSLYIPTAFVGYNGEALDKKVPLLRSIKSVESQALRIQKLLGDYDTKHINVTLGVEQEYFLVEKEFWDRRQDLALAGRTLFGNLPPKGQEMNDHYYGTIKERVEVFMSELDSELWKLGVMAKTKHNEVAPNQFEIALMFTTANVSVDQNHLAMDTIKKVANRHGLAALLHEKPFQGVNGSGKHCNWSLATDTGINLFDPDNLTPDNLQFLLYTMAVVEGIDRYADVLRACTATPGNDHRLGGHEAPPAVISIFLGEQLQELFENIGKADFMESADTTETIDMGVRIPKIAKDLSDRNRTSPFAFTGNKFEFRMPGSSASASTPVFMINTIVADILKEYADVLEKTDPTKNINKYVIKLIKERYNLHKRIIFNGNGYENSWIVKAQELGLSNLKNTVEGIPVYIREETVELFERNGVLSRNELYSRFKVYSDRYNKQTNIEISTAIRMARNEIYPCIIKYITNISQMINSVREALQEEDFIQFDKEHLIKVIGFKNQLKNTITELNEGLKKAMSIADEYERACYYHSTLVPVLNEMRVVVDALELLVDKTVWPIPTYYDLLFRL
- the ptsP gene encoding phosphoenolpyruvate--protein phosphotransferase gives rise to the protein MEFLSGKCAYEGIVIGEIYVEKDTYLEPEKEIVSFDEISTELQRFQESLKKAELSLVVLKNDLDGKIDKKELSMIDAHILLLRDPLYISDIKKCIQNKQKKSEYAIIETTEKFIKLFENIDSPIYRQRGLDIKDVCNRLLDTLKSENEGYKNFHNKILITKEIYPTKLLKLHRDGIHIKGIIMEYGGETSHVAILAKALKIPTLMGVADIFSHNWSETVILDTTEEAGYVITNPNNEDILNYEFKQREFKERLKTIKDNSYLPSVTKDGVPINLYLNLGDSNHHKLKEVDRSKVSGVGLLRTELLYMNRSKFPSEDTQFKIYKDVLKDFSKEQPIIIRTLDIGADKQLSYFQMQNETNPFLGLRGIRFSLENKEIFKTQLRAILRLSAEKNIKIMYPMITSILEVREANSILNVAKSELKNENIPFNENIEVGIMVEVPSVVMMAEAFAKEVDFFSVGTNDLTQYILATDRLSETVNNLYSGYNPAVLRAIYHLKKAADKYNKKISVCGELASESKAIVALLSMGIKDLSMVETSILHAKFLIRNLNYKEIQDIRDSILECDSAEEVENILKKHINF
- a CDS encoding HPr family phosphocarrier protein, whose product is MKSKIVEIKNKAGLHARPSSLFVQLVTEYDSDITVKCDDEEINGKSIMGLMLLAAEQGRKLELIADGPDEDEMLEALVDLIEVKKFNED